One Pichia kudriavzevii chromosome 3, complete sequence genomic window carries:
- a CDS encoding uncharacterized protein (PKUD0C04780; similar to Saccharomyces cerevisiae YLR226W (BUR2); ancestral locus Anc_8.429), with the protein MDTGVKQTGFDGVSFANHNMHSEEYWEGIVDIERGDWIIDFNQFETDTPSRHTGITCQEELCKRVKGISYIFSCCKQLRLSRSVGLTASTLFHRFYLFESLSKLHYYEVGATAVFVACKAEESRRNLKDVVKVCSKIALGKSDIDEESKVYWKWKDLLVRIEELLLHHLAFDVTPLNPYKITMDALKIGQEPMEKDAPNMEWDAKARTLFGHCTFLFEIMFKLPLCLFYPVEVLCALTTVLSAHKLKISFPVDYLQSSFHIDMNVILKCHDDLIFTASEIETMDKYFRVLPHIPRISHIDIKSVFSGQVESTLRDSLRDDDS; encoded by the coding sequence ATGGACACAGGGGTAAAACAAACAGGCTTTGATGGAGTCAGTTTTGCAAATCATAATATGCATAGCGAAGAATACTGGGAAGGAATTGTGGACATCGAGCGTGGTGATTGGATCATAGATTTCAACCAATTTGAAACTGATACTCCATCACGTCATACAGGTATAACATGTCAAGAGGAACTGTGTAAGAGAGTCAAAGGTATATCATACATATTTAGCTGCTGCAAACAATTGCGATTGTCGAGGTCAGTTGGCTTGACAGCTTCCACACTTTTCCACAGATTCTATCTCTTTGAAAGCCTTAGCAAACTGCACTACTATGAAGTGGGTGCAACTGCAGTTTTTGTTGCATGTAAGGCGGAGgaatcaagaagaaatttgaaagatgTTGTTAAAGTTTGCTCCAAGATAGCACTTGGGAAGTCAGATATAGACGAAGAGTCGAAGGTGTAttggaaatggaaagatTTGTTAGTCcgcattgaagaattgcTATTACACCATTTAGCGTTTGATGTGACCCCACTGAATCCATATAAAATTACTATGGATGCCTTAAAAATTGGGCAAGAACCAATGGAGAAAGATGCACCCAACATGGAGTGGGATGCCAAAGCAAGGACTTTGTTTGGTCATTGTACGTTCTTGTTTGAGATTATGTTTAAACTACCTTTATGTTTATTTTACCCGGTTGAGGTATTGTGTGCTTTGACTACAGTGCTATCTGCACACAAGctcaaaatatcatttCCTGTCGATTATTTGCAAAGTTCGTTTCACATAGATATGAATGTAATCTTAAAGTGTCATGACGACCTTATTTTTACGGCTAGTGAGATTGAGACAATGGATAAGTATTTCAGGGTTTTACCCCATATACCCAGAATAAGCCATATCGATATCAAGTCTGTGTTTAGTGGGCAAGTCGAGAGTACCTTAAGAGACTCATTAAGAGACGATGACAGTTGA
- a CDS encoding uncharacterized protein (PKUD0C04790; similar to Saccharomyces cerevisiae YLR222C (UTP13); ancestral locus Anc_8.435), with product MSERSYKKINIEPFYVGAANATISGDGALQATAVLEDVIIIDRNSNKVLHTIQGDGSDVTTLRLSPDGSKLAIVYLSQQLKLFDVTKGQFYKSYKLSAASYISACDRTSSLFSFGLTDGSVIVWDIEGSFITHNFKGHGCTVSALCFYGDFNSKNWKVASGDIMGTVKVWDLVKRKNVFTAKEHNAAVRGVNFDPTGELFVSAGRDNLLMLYSTKRWTEIKSIPLELSIESTGFIEVEGTTYIYTGGEGCVLHIWDFKQERLFAKTKKPLETSEELSITEIIQIQEDNQKLILVLSDQTILDVDLSTDLKDNNYIIPVTRIMAGNHGTIADIRYVGSNKNLLAMATNSPSLRVVDLYNTPLDVDIYEGHTDLLNMLDASVDGKWLATASKDNTARVWKLDEDNGKFECYAVFEGHGSSVTAVGLPRDLFTGHPKFLITASEDLTIKKWTIPKPPKSSDMLPLSVKSADYTRKAHEKMIHAIDISPNNDFLATASHDKTSKIWDLNGGETLHVLRGHKRPVYDISFCRYDRLIVTASGDQTARVWNLEDASCIKSYEGSSNAVQRVDFLCKNQYIVGAGADGLIKIWEVSSGECVNTLDNHDNRIWALIVKNNGEEFISADSDGAITIWQDNTEEVNAEKEIARKVEVEKDQELRNCILHGKWVDAFILALDLDHPMRLYNVLKECIAQNQDVDSKLGSFELEELIGKLEEDKILLLFKRIRDWNTNARLFEVAQKVIRVVLDKCDLDRLYQIKGIMQYIDAIVPYSERHYTRFESLIEQSYILDYVSRKMDELIS from the coding sequence ATGTCTGAAAGGAGTTataagaaaatcaacattgaACCCTTCTATGTTGGTGCTGCAAACGCAACCATCTCAGGTGACGGTGCATTGCAAGCTACAGCAGTGTTGGAAGATGTAATTATAATCGATAGGAACAGCAACAAAGTTCTACATACAATCCAGGGTGACGGATCAGATGTTACTACTTTGAGGCTGTCTCCGGATGGTTCAAAACTGGCTATTGTTTACTTGTCCCAACAGCTGAAGCTTTTCGATGTAACTAAAGGTCAATTTTACAAGTCATACAAACTCTCTGCTGCTTCTTATATTTCAGCTTGTGACAGAACCTCTTCgcttttttcatttggtcTTACCGATGGAAGTGTTATTGTATGGGACATTGAAGGTTCCTTTATCACGCATAACTTCAAAGGGCATGGTTGTACCGTTTCTGCTCTCTGCTTTTATGGTGActtcaattcaaaaaattggaaagtGGCTAGTGGTGATATCATGGGAACAGTGAAAGTTTGGGATCTggtcaaaagaaaaaatgttttcacAGCAAAGGAACACAATGCGGCGGTCAGAGGTGTCAATTTTGATCCTACAGGCGAACTTTTTGTATCAGCTGGTAGGGATAATCTGTTAATGCTTTACAGTACAAAGAGATGGACTGAAATCAAGTCTATTCCATTAGAGCTGTCTATTGAATCAACAGGATTTATTGAAGTAGAGGGAACAACGTACATATATACCGGTGGTGAAGGCTGCGTTCTACATATATGGGATTTCAAGCAAGAGCGTTTATTTGCAAAGACTAAGAAGCCTCTTGAAACCAGTGAAGAACTTTCAATTACGGAGATAATACAAATTCAAGAAGacaatcaaaaattgattCTTGTACTTTCAGATCAAACCATATTAGACGTTGACCTGTCAACTGACTTAAAAGATAATAATTATATTATTCCAGTAACGAGAATAATGGCAGGTAATCATGGTACTATTGCTGACATTCGATATGTTGGCTCAAACAAGAATTTACTAGCAATGGCTACGAACTCACCTTCTTTGAGAGTTGTTGATCTCTACAATACCCCGTTAGATGTGGATATATATGAAGGCCACACAGACCTTCTTAATATGTTAGATGCTTCTGTAGACGGTAAATGGTTAGCAACCGCATCTAAGGATAATACAGCTAGAGTCTGGAAACTTGACGAAGATAATGGTAAATTTGAATGTTATGCAGTTTTTGAAGGCCATGGTTCTTCTGTTACAGCAGTTGGTTTACCAAGAGATTTGTTCACTGGTCACCCAAAATTTCTTATTACAGCCTCTGAAGATTTGACAATCAAGAAATGGACCATTCCTAAGCCTCCAAAGAGTAGCGACATGTTACCACTATCTGTGAAAAGTGCCGATTATACCAGAAAAGCGCATGAGAAAATGATTCATGCAATTGACATTTCTCCTAACAATGACTTTCTGGCTACTGCAAGTCACGACAAAACTTCCAAAATTTGGGATTTGAACGGAGGTGAAACTTTGCATGTCTTACGTGGTCACAAAAGACCTGTCTACGATATATCTTTTTGCCGTTATGACAGATTGATTGTGACAGCTTCCGGTGATCAAACTGCCCGTGTGTGGAACTTGGAAGACGCTTCTTGTATAAAGAGTTACGAAGGTTCTTCAAATGCTGTGCAACGAGTGGATTTCTTATGTAAGAATCAATACATTGTGGGAGCTGGTGCTGACGGGTTAATTAAAATTTGGGAAGTTAGCTCTGGCGAATGTGTCAACACTTTGGATAACCACGACAACCGAATTTGGGCTTTAATTGTGAAAAACAACGGCGAAGAATTTATTTCGGCAGATTCGGATGGTGCTATCACCATATGGCAAGATAACACAGAGGAAGTCAAtgctgaaaaggaaattgctagaaaagttgaagttgaaaaagacCAGGAATTGCGGAATTGCATCTTGCATGGTAAATGGGTGGATGCATTCATTTTAGCCTTGGATTTAGATCATCCGATGAGGCTATATAACGTTTTGAAAGAATGTATTGCGCAGAATCAGGACGTAGACTCAAAACTTGGATcttttgaacttgaagaattgattGGAAAGCTCGAAGAAGATAAAATCTTGCTATTGTTTAAAAGAATAAGAGACTGGAACACCAATGCTAGATTGTTCGAGGTTGCTCAAAAAGTTATCAGAGTTGTTCTAGACAAATGTGACCTTGACAGGTTGTACCAGATTAAAGGTATAATGCAGTATATTGATGCGATAGTTCCATACTCTGAAAGACACTACACGAGGTTTGAAAGTTTGATAGAACAAAGTTACATTCTGGATTACGTTTCCAGAAAGATGGATGAATTAATTTCTTAA
- a CDS encoding uncharacterized protein (PKUD0C04800; Pfam Domains: Mov34(3.2e-08)), with product MASLNLTKPNYSHPRIIAPLNISIDSSALLEIIEFIYHDNSADEESSTSRLIGTLLGINSEDGNIVIKSAYVVPHKEIDGDLIFEESFHFSTYQLYKRSNPNLQVVGWFSTNDNLDLSAGLLHEFYSKSSPHSQQILLTLNHTDENGQIVSPVVKTYISGPVGLPASSQLAQKIGLDKSGAYAFAEIENTIKYSQNELTSLQFINKAAKNHDQLTDITSSDELRQLKSSLTKINEMITVLQEYTDRVSKGEIQGDEKIGQLLQSALKFQIPESEISQFKSKIEEHTNDALLIEYLSSCIQQQLELSSKLTNFVLPEDALKAAH from the coding sequence ATGGCTTCTTTAAATCTTACAAAACCAAATTATTCTCATCCTAGAATCATAGCACCATTAAACATTTCAATAGACTCTAGTGCATTATTGGAAATTATCGAATTCATATACCATGACAACTCTGCAGATGAAGAATCCTCTACTTCTAGATTAATTGGTACCCTTCTAGGTATTAACTCTGAAGACGGCAATATTGTGATCAAATCTGCCTATGTTGTTCCTCATAAAGAAATCGACggtgatttgatttttgagGAATCATTCCATTTCTCGACTTACCAATTGTACAAAAGAAGCAACCCTAATCTTCAAGTTGTGGGTTGGTTCTCTACAAATGACAACTTGGATTTATCTGCAGGTCTCTTACATGAATTCTACTCAAAGTCGTCACCACACTCACAGCAAATTTTGCTTACGTTAAACCACACTGACGAAAACGGGCAAATTGTTTCCCCTGTCGTCAAAACTTACATCTCTGGACCTGTTGGATTACCTGCATCATCTCAGTTAGCACAAAAAATCGGATTGGACAAGTCAGGTGCATATGCATTTGCTGAAATTGAGAACACCATCAAGTACTCACAAAATGAACTAACCTCTTTgcaattcatcaacaaagcTGCAAAAAATCACGATCAATTGACAGACATCACTTCTAGTGATGAACTCAGACAGTTGAAGTCCAGTTTAACAAAAATTAATGAAATGATTACTGTTTTGCAGGAGTATACCGACCGTGTCAGTAAAGGAGAGATTCAAGgtgatgaaaagattggCCAACTGCTCCAAAGTGcattgaaattccaaattccAGAGTCTGAAATAAGCCAATTCAAATCTAAGATTGAGGAACATACTAACGATGCATTACTTATTGAGTACTTGTCTTCCTGTATTCAGCAACAACTGGAACTAAGCTCTAAGTTAACCAACTTTGTGTTACCGGAGGATGCTTTGAAGGCTGcacattga